Genomic window (Streptomyces sp. RerS4):
GCCGGGGCCCCAGGGCCGCCCGGCCCCATGGGCGGCGGGCCCGCCGGACCGCCGGGACCGGGCTGCCCGTACGGGCCGGCGTTCTGCGGGGAGCCGTAGGGGCCGGCGCCGTACGGGCCGGAGCCGTAGGGGCCGGCGTTCTGCGGCGTGCCGTACGGGCCGCCCGCGTACGGGCCCTGCCCCTGCCCGTACCCCTGCCCCGCCGCGTTCGACACGCCGTGCCGGCAGGTACCGGCCCCGAAGGCCCGGTCCACGGAGGTGCGCAGCTCGTGCACCAACAGCCGGTGCGCGAGTCCCGCGTCGGCGAACTCCACCTCCCCCAGGGCCAGCCGTATGCCGTGCAGCGCGTCGTCGCACAACCGCCGGGCCTCGGTCAGGGAGGTGCCGGTCGCGGTGAGCGGGTTCCAGGCGCCCGCCTCGGCGTCGGCGACCTGGTCCTCCACGGCGTCCAGCAGGTGCGCGAGCCGCCCGAAGTAGCGGCCGGCCTCGGCCAGCGCGGTCGCGTTGCCTGGCCGTCCCGCCAGGATCGCGGTATGCGCGAAGGCGGCCGCGGTGGCGGTCTCCGTGGGCTCGGTCACCACCAGCACCGGCGTGCCGATCCCGGCCAGGCTCTCGATGCCGCCCTGCCGGTCCACGGCGTCCACGAGCACCGCCGTGTCGAAGCCGAGCGCGGCCCCGGTGCGGGCGCCGGCCCGGTCCCAGCCCCGGGCCACGCGCCGCGCGGCGGCGGCGATGGGGCGCGGGCCAACAGGCCGTCCCGGTCGGCCACGTGGTCGCGTACCTTCGCCGAGGCCAGGACGAGCGAGACGGCCGCGGCGAGCCGCGCGCCCTCCCCGTTGGCGACCGGCGCGGTGCGCATGCCGCGCAGCGGACAGGGGCCGGCCGTGCGCCGTGCGCCGGGCAGCGGTCCCGACTGAGCCTCCGTCAGGACGGAGACGAGCAGCCCGTCGTAGTTGGTGACGACCCGCGCGAACTGCCCGTGGTCCCCGCGAAGTGCCAGGCACAGCCCGCACAGATGGGCCATCCACTCGGTCTTGAACCGTTCGCCGAGCCGGTGCGTGCAGGGTCTGACGATGCCGAACAAATCCGGTTCCCCCGTGTGTGATCTGCGAGTTTCCGGGGCATCGTACCCAGCCCGATCGTTCACCCGTACGCACCGGTACCTCACCCGTACGGCGGCGGCGGTCGTATTTTCACTCAGTCAGCAGTGGTAGCCATCAGGAACCTTGACGGTGCAACGGATGTTCTGCACCAGTCCCGTCACGAAACCCCTGCGCGGCGACTATCCACTTGGCGCGTTGTCAGCATCATGGACGACCATAGGGGCAGCGGAGAAGAAGACAGACTGGCCACGGTGAAAGGAGGCGTCCATGGGTTCGGTACGCAAGGCGAGTGCCTGGTTGGGTCTCGTAGAGGACAGCGACGACGAGCGGTACTACGACGACGACTACGCGGAGGCGGTGGAGCGCCAGCAGGGCTCGGTCTCCGGCCCCGGCGACCAGTGGGTCACCGACCCCCGGGTCCAGGTCGCCACGGATTCCGCGGTCGAGCGCGGCCGGCGGATCGCGACGGTCACCCCGGACGGCTTCCGTGACGCGCGTGGCATCGGCGAGCTGTTCCGCGAGGGCGTCCCGGTGATCGTGAACCTCTCCTCGATGGACCCCACCGACGCCAAGCGCGTGGTCGACTTCGCGGCCGGCCTCACCTTCGGGCTGCGCGGCTCGATCGAGCGGGTGGCGACCAGGGTCTTCCTCCTGACCCCGGCCGACACCCAGATCGTCAGCGGCGAGGCGGGCGGCCGCACCCGCGACTTCTTCAACCAGAGCTGAGCGAGGCCCTCACCGGCCCACCGGAAGGCCGCCTACCGGAAGGCGTCGAGCCCGGTGAGCGCCTTGCCCAGCACCAGTTGGTGCATCTCGACGGTGCCCTCGTAGGTGAGGACCGATTCGAGGTTGGTGGCGTGCCGCATGACGGGGTACTCCAGGGAGATCCCGTTGGCCCCGAGGATGGTCCGCGCGGTGCGGCAGATCTCGATCGCCTCGCGGACGTTGTTGAGTTTGCCGAAGCTGATCTGCTCCGGACGCAGGGTGCCCGCGTCCATACGCCGCCCCAGGTGGTGGGCGAGCAGGATGCCCTTGTGGAGTTCCAACGCCATGTCGGCGAGCTTGGCCTGGGTGAGCTGGAAGCCACCGATCGGCTTGCCGAACTGCTCCCGCGTCCGCGCGTAGTCGAGCGCGGCCTCGAAACTGGCGCGCGCCGCGCCCATGGAGCCCCAGACGATCCCGTACCGCGCGTGGCTGAGGCAGCCCAGCGGTCCCTTGAGCCCGGTGACGCCCGCGAGCACCGCGTCCGCGGGCAGTCGTACGTCGTCCATGACGAGTTCGCTGGTCACCGAGGCGCGCAGCGACCACTTGTGCTTGATCTCCGGCGCCGAGAACCCCGGCGTGTCGGTGGGGACGGCGAAGCCCCGGATCCCCTCGTCGGTCTGCGCCCAGACCACGGCCACGGAGGCCACCGAGCCGTTGGTGATCCACATCTTGCGGCCGTTCAGCACCCAGTCGCCGCCGTCGCGCTTGGCGTACGTGCGCATCGCGGCGGGATCGGAGCCGACGTCGGGCTCGGTGAGCCCGAAGCAGCCGATGAGCTCGCCGGCCGCCATGCCGGGCAGCCAGCGCCGCTTCTGCTCCTCGGAGCCGTACTTCCAGATCGCGTACATGGCCAGTGAGCCCTGTACGGAGACCAGCGAGCGGATGCCGGAGTCGGCGGCCTCCAGCTCCAGGCAGGCCAGGCCGTACTGGACGGCACTGGCGCCCGCGCACCCGTAGCCGGTCAGGGACATGCCGAGCGCGCCGATGGAGCCGAGTTCGCGGGCGAGCTCGCGGATGCCGGGCAGCTCGCCGTCCTCGTACCAGCCGGCGATGTGGGGCAGGACGCGGTCGGCGGCCCAGGCGCGGACGGTGTCGCGGACGGCGAGGTCCTCGGGGCTGAGCAGATCGTCGAGGCCGAGCGGATCGGTGGGCGCGAAGGACGGCGCGGACAAGAGGGGCCTCCCGGCAGGCACGTGCGGCGGAAACTTGCGGTGCAAGTTTGTCGCCCGCCCCGCCGCAGGTCCACCCCCGGATTTCGTGGGGCCGCCGGGACAGGGGTCGTGGGACCCGGTCAGGCCGGGCGGCCCGCGCGGTCGCGGTCGGGCCCGGTCGCGGGGCCGGGGATGCGGGCGCCCGCGCCCGGCAGCGCCGGCTCGGCCGCCTGCGCGGGGAGGCGTACGGCTCCGCCGGCGACCTCCGCCTCGACGCCATCGACTCCGTCGACGCCACCCACGCCGCCCACACCGTCGGTGTCGCGGTCGACCCGCTCCGCCGGGTCCATGGTGCGCGGCAGCATCAGCGCCATCGCCGCGCCCGCCAGCAGCAGGCCGGCGCTGACCAGCAGGGTCACGTGCAGCCCGTGGACGAAGGAGTGCCGGGCCGCGGCGTGGAGGGTCTCCCCGGCCGGACCGCCCAGGGCGGCGGCGATCTGGTAGGCCTCGCCCAGCGAGTGCGCGGCGCCCGCCGAGTCCGAGGCCGACACGCCGGGGAGGTCGAGGAGGCCGGGTGCGTAGGCGGCGTTCATCACGCTGCCGAGGAGGGCGATGCCCATGCCCGCGCCGAGCTGGTACGAGGTCTCGCCTATGGAGGCGGCGCCTCCGGCGGTCTCCGCCGGGGCCTCGCTCAGCATGGACTCGTAGGCGGCGAACAGGGTGGTCTGGAGCCCGAAGCCGAGCAGGATGAAACCGACGGTCAGCAGCACGGGCCGATCGCTTTGCCCCATCAACGTCAGCAGCACCACGGCGAAGGCGGTCAGCACGAAGCCGAGCGAGACCATCGTGCGCGGGCCGACCCGCTGGAGGGTGTACGAGCCGGTGGCACCGGCGGCCATGGCGGCGAAGGTGAGCGGCAGCAGCCGCAGGCCGGTCTCCAGCGGGCTGAGGTCCAGCACCAGCTGGAGGTACTGGACGGCGATCAGCTCCAGGCCGACCAGGGCCAGCATGGCGAGCACGATGCAGCCGACGGAGGTGGAGAAGGCGGCGCGGGAGAACATCCGCATGTCGATCAGCGGGTGCTCGCGCCTCTTCTGGCGGCGTACGAAGAGGACCAGCAGGACGACGCCGAGGAGCAGCGGCACCACCGCCTCGGGGTCCAGGAGGTCGCGCTCCGCGCCGATCCGCTTGATGCCGAGGACCGCGCCGAGCACGCCGGCGGCGGCCATCAGCGCGCCGAGGACGTCCCAGGGCCCGTCGGAGGACCCCTTGGACTCGGGGAGCAGCCAACGGCCGAGCGGCAGGATCAGTGCCATCAGCGGGATGTTGATGAGGAAGACGGAACCCCACCAGAAGTGCTGGATGAGGAAGCCGCCGAGGACGGGGCCGCTCGCCGCGCCGATGGCGGCGACGGCGGTCCAGATGCCGATCGCGAGGGCCCGTTCGCGGCGGTCGGGGAAGACCTGGCGCAGGATCGACAGGGTGGCCGGCATGATCATCGCCCCGCCGACGCCGAGCAGGGCGCGCGCGGCGATCAGCACCTGGGCGTTGTCGGCGAGGGCGGCGAGCGCGGAGGCCGCACCGAAGAGCCCGTAGCCGAGCAACAGGATCCGGCGGCGGCCGACGCGGTCGCCGAGGGTGCCGAAAAGAATGAGGAGGGCGGCGCACACCAGCGGGTAGGCGTCGACGATCCACAGGAGTTCGATCGCGCCGGGGCGCAGGTCCTCGGTGACGGAGGGGACGGCCACGTGCAGGATCGTCGCGTCGAGCGCGACGAGCACGAGGCTGACGCACAGGACCGCCAGGACGAGCCAGCGGTTCGCCCCGCCGGAGGCGGCACTGATCCGCTGCCGAAGGGAAGGGTTCCTGTCGCCGGTCGTGTTCGTCCCCGACATGCATGTACCTCCCAGGTGGTCCCTCGCACTCGGCGGACAGCGTCGTGGGCGCCGCGGGTGGTGCGCTGTGCGGCGTCCTACGGGTCCGGCATCGACACGCGAGTGAAGGGTCAGCGTACGCGAGTTCGCGTGTACGACACGTGGCCAAGCTCTCATCCCCGCGACGCCCCGTATGTGGTGTGTGCCACTCGCCCCGTTCCGTCCTCCCCCCTCGTACACGCGCGGTGACGGTATGTGGTTCTGCCGTCGGTGTGGATCGGTGGCGCGGGCCGGTGTGCGGGTCGGGTGGGGCCGGCGTCGATACTCGGTGCCGTGACCTCCCCACCCGCGACACCCGTACCCCGAGGACCCGTGTCCGTGAACCCTCCCGGACCGCGTCGGGCCGCGCCCGCGCTCGCCGTGTTCGTGGCGGTCCGGCTGCTCGGGCTGGGCGTGCTCGCGGTGTGGTGCGCGGCGGCCGGCAGCAGCCCGCACACGCTGTTGTCGGCTCGGTGGGATTCCCTCTGGTACGCCCGGATCGCCGCCGAGGGGTACGGGTACGAGGTGGTCCTGCCGAGCGGGGCCGTCCACTCCAACCTGGCGTTCTTCCCGTTGCTGCCCTGGCTGGAGCGGCTCGTCGCGGCGGTCACGGGCCTGTCGTACGGCTCCGCGGGCCTGGTCGTCTCGGCGGTGGCGGGGCTCGCCGCCGCCTGGGGGATCTTCGCGGTGGCGGAGCGGCTCCACGGGCGCCGGGCCGCGGTGTTCGCGGTGGCGCTGTGGGCGGCGCTGCCGGTCGCGATCGTGCAGTCGATGGCGTACAGCGAGGCGCTGTTCACCGCCCTGGCCGCCTGGGCGCTCTTCCACGCGCTGCGCGGGAACTGGCCGGCGGCGGGCCTGCTCGCGGCCGGCGCGGGGCTGACCCGGCCGGTCGGCGCCGCCGT
Coding sequences:
- a CDS encoding MFS transporter — protein: MSGTNTTGDRNPSLRQRISAASGGANRWLVLAVLCVSLVLVALDATILHVAVPSVTEDLRPGAIELLWIVDAYPLVCAALLILFGTLGDRVGRRRILLLGYGLFGAASALAALADNAQVLIAARALLGVGGAMIMPATLSILRQVFPDRRERALAIGIWTAVAAIGAASGPVLGGFLIQHFWWGSVFLINIPLMALILPLGRWLLPESKGSSDGPWDVLGALMAAAGVLGAVLGIKRIGAERDLLDPEAVVPLLLGVVLLVLFVRRQKRREHPLIDMRMFSRAAFSTSVGCIVLAMLALVGLELIAVQYLQLVLDLSPLETGLRLLPLTFAAMAAGATGSYTLQRVGPRTMVSLGFVLTAFAVVLLTLMGQSDRPVLLTVGFILLGFGLQTTLFAAYESMLSEAPAETAGGAASIGETSYQLGAGMGIALLGSVMNAAYAPGLLDLPGVSASDSAGAAHSLGEAYQIAAALGGPAGETLHAAARHSFVHGLHVTLLVSAGLLLAGAAMALMLPRTMDPAERVDRDTDGVGGVGGVDGVDGVEAEVAGGAVRLPAQAAEPALPGAGARIPGPATGPDRDRAGRPA
- a CDS encoding glycosyltransferase family 39 protein; translation: MNPPGPRRAAPALAVFVAVRLLGLGVLAVWCAAAGSSPHTLLSARWDSLWYARIAAEGYGYEVVLPSGAVHSNLAFFPLLPWLERLVAAVTGLSYGSAGLVVSAVAGLAAAWGIFAVAERLHGRRAAVFAVALWAALPVAIVQSMAYSEALFTALAAWALFHALRGNWPAAGLLAAGAGLTRPVGAAVVAAVWVAAALAARRGEGSRRMALGVLLAPMGAAAYVLWVGRRTGGGLLGYLDVQAGWGNGFDGGWAFAHFIGARLASPAFPAGLGLLVGVALVLWLYRLCVRQRQPAALLVYAGVVVALALCASGYFGSKPRLLLPAFPLMLPPAVALARWRTGRAAAVAGALAVGAAVYGAFWLNGSGPP
- the sepF gene encoding cell division protein SepF encodes the protein MGSVRKASAWLGLVEDSDDERYYDDDYAEAVERQQGSVSGPGDQWVTDPRVQVATDSAVERGRRIATVTPDGFRDARGIGELFREGVPVIVNLSSMDPTDAKRVVDFAAGLTFGLRGSIERVATRVFLLTPADTQIVSGEAGGRTRDFFNQS
- a CDS encoding acyl-CoA dehydrogenase family protein, yielding MSAPSFAPTDPLGLDDLLSPEDLAVRDTVRAWAADRVLPHIAGWYEDGELPGIRELARELGSIGALGMSLTGYGCAGASAVQYGLACLELEAADSGIRSLVSVQGSLAMYAIWKYGSEEQKRRWLPGMAAGELIGCFGLTEPDVGSDPAAMRTYAKRDGGDWVLNGRKMWITNGSVASVAVVWAQTDEGIRGFAVPTDTPGFSAPEIKHKWSLRASVTSELVMDDVRLPADAVLAGVTGLKGPLGCLSHARYGIVWGSMGAARASFEAALDYARTREQFGKPIGGFQLTQAKLADMALELHKGILLAHHLGRRMDAGTLRPEQISFGKLNNVREAIEICRTARTILGANGISLEYPVMRHATNLESVLTYEGTVEMHQLVLGKALTGLDAFR